In Amycolatopsis jiangsuensis, the following proteins share a genomic window:
- a CDS encoding ABC transporter permease, with amino-acid sequence MRDSVVMVRRNLKHLMRYPSMTLVLLAMPVIFLLLFVYVFGGVLGAGIGGGRGTYLDYVVPGVLLMAIAGSVQGTAVSVAMDMTQGIVARFRTMAISRAAVLTGHVGGSCVQAMLSVVVTLGLAVAIGFRPSADLPRWLGVLGMLALLAFSLTWLTVALGMVTKSVEGASNLPMPLILLPFLGSGFVPTGSMPAGLRWFAEYQPFTPVMETVRGLLRGTPVGSNPLLALGWCVLISLAGYLWARRLFERNLIR; translated from the coding sequence CTCAAGCACCTGATGCGCTACCCGTCGATGACGCTGGTGCTGCTCGCGATGCCGGTGATCTTCCTGCTGCTGTTCGTGTACGTCTTCGGCGGTGTGCTCGGCGCCGGTATCGGCGGGGGCCGCGGGACCTACCTCGACTACGTGGTCCCGGGCGTGCTGCTGATGGCGATCGCCGGTTCGGTGCAGGGGACGGCGGTGTCCGTGGCGATGGACATGACCCAGGGCATCGTCGCCCGCTTCCGCACGATGGCGATCAGCCGCGCGGCGGTGCTCACCGGGCACGTGGGGGGCAGCTGTGTGCAAGCGATGCTGAGCGTCGTGGTGACACTGGGGCTGGCGGTCGCCATCGGGTTCCGGCCTTCCGCGGACCTGCCGCGCTGGCTGGGCGTGCTCGGCATGCTCGCGCTGCTGGCGTTTTCCCTGACCTGGCTGACGGTCGCGCTCGGGATGGTGACCAAGAGCGTCGAGGGCGCGAGCAATCTTCCGATGCCGCTGATCCTGCTGCCGTTCCTGGGCAGTGGCTTCGTGCCCACCGGCTCGATGCCCGCCGGACTGCGGTGGTTTGCCGAATACCAGCCGTTCACGCCGGTGATGGAGACGGTGCGGGGCCTGCTCCGTGGTACGCCGGTGGGCTCGAATCCGTTGCTGGCGCTGGGTTGGTGCGTGCTGATCAGCCTCGCCGGGTACCTGTGGGCACGTCGGCTGTTCGAGCGGAACCTGATTCGCTGA